A portion of the Lolium rigidum isolate FL_2022 chromosome 1, APGP_CSIRO_Lrig_0.1, whole genome shotgun sequence genome contains these proteins:
- the LOC124700898 gene encoding peptide-N(4)-(N-acetyl-beta-glucosaminyl)asparagine amidase, which yields MVSRRFLVRQAPAGEEHAVEYDTEDGLDVLRFQIFSLTSVPPDLQKIVVEADGSVVDDGTDLESISEGLRLVSIDEGNDADAAAAARAQEKSDEELARMFQAEEEALLLQQYSIQNDGGEMFRERVEPYLRQVLKYEDPMRQEAALKTVPVDELKEKALISLAKEGTFSPSKNEEDHAFLLQLLFWFKQSFRWVNAAPCDSCDRETSMVGMGNPLPSEIEFGASRVEIYRCNHCSSITRFPRYNDPYKLIQTRKGRCGEWANCFTFYCRAFGYEARLILDFTDHVWTECYSNLYGRWMHLDPCEGVYDNPLLYEKGWSKKLDYAIAISKDGVRDVTKRYTRKWHEVLSRRTITSEDTVSAVLLNITGKCRSGLSTDELSAIENRDIKESEELTKAAYLEVNNNISLPGRQSGSVEWRTARLELGQGDSLSCSSCPVRKCVDAHVSKIYDALSAVLSHFCDTNIPKGRIIEVFDTLRSLMQNLKDANFRSRRVTLDQKSQQLFEDILPFAERLLSAISLKMELGTDGDRSVATDGNLIHASLALPVALDAVDEILSNYKNNIFYTKGHQFPRGNRLCSGSVLASSEQLPAGIATAAFDGIRLSKWEEPDGAKGCWLIYKLDDGQTCELESYDLMSANDVPGRDPMDWVLEGSADGGSTWSTIDPRSSVMFESRFCRKSFAVDKRYTANAFRFRFLRARESSGNPRFQIGSIDLYGKNT from the exons ATGGTGTCTCGCAGGTTCCTGGTCCGGCAGGCCCCCGCCGGCGAGGAGCACGCGGTCGAGTACGACACGGAGGACGGCCTCGACGTCCTCCGCTTCCAGATCTTCTCGCTCACCTCCGTCCCGCCCGACCTCCAGAAG ATCGTGGTGGAGGCGGATGGGTCCGTGGTGGACGACGGCACCGACTTGGAGTCCATTTCCGAAGGTCTCCGCCTCGTGTCCATCGACGAGGGGAACGACGCcgacgccgcggcggcggcaaggGCGCAGGAGAAGTCCGACGAGGAGCTCGCGAGGATGTTTCAG GCGGAAGAAGAGGCACTTCTACTACAGCAGTACAGCATACAAAATGACGGAGGAGAGATGTTCAGAGAAAGAGTTGAGCCATACCTGCGCCAGGTTCTGAAG TATGAGGATCCAATGCGTCAGGAAGCAGCACTGAAAACTGTTCCAGTAGATGAACTTAAGGAGAAGGCGCTGATCTCACTGGCCAAG GAAGGGACCTTCAGTCCTTCGAAAAATGAAGAGGATCATGCCTTTCTGTTGCAATTGCTTTTCTGGTTTAAGCAATCATTCAG ATGGGTTAATGCCGCACCTTGTGACAGCTGTGATCGTGAGACATCTATGGTTGGAATGGGCAACCCACTTCCCTCGGAGATTGAATTTGGTGCCTCACGTGTCGAGATCTATAG GTGCAACCATTGTTCTAGCATCACCCGTTTCCCAAGGTACAATGATCCATATAAG CTTATACAAACTAGGAAAGGGCGTTGTGGAGAGTGGGCAAATTGCTTCACATTCTACTGTCGAGCTTTTGGATATGAAGCTCGTTTG ATTCTGGATTTCACTGATCATGTGTGGACAGAATGTTATTCAAACTTGTATGGGAG ATGGATGCACCTAGATCCATGCGAAGGAGTCTATGATAATCCATTGTTGTATGAGAAAGG GTGGAGCAAGAAGTTAGATTATGCCATTGCTATTTCAAAAGATGGAGTACGCGATGTAACAAAACGCTACACCAGAAAGTGGCACGAG GTTCTCTCTAGGCGAACAATTACTTCAGAGGATACAGTTTCAGCTGTTCTACTGAATATAACTGGGAAGTGTCGTAGTGGACTGTCAACTGATGAACTCTCAGCCATAGAAAACCGTGACATTAAAGAGTCCGAGGAGCTTACCAAAGCTGCATATCTTGAAGTCAACAACAACATATCTTTACCTGGAAGGCAAAGTGGTTCTGTGGAATGGAGAACAGCAAGGTTAGAATTGGGCCAAGGAGACTCACTCAGTTGCTCATCGTGTCCTGTTCGGAAATGCGTGGATGCTCATGTTTCAAAAATATATGATGCTCTTTCAGCGGTTCTTTCTCATTTTTGTGATACAAACATCCCTAAAGGAAGAATTATTGAAGTTTTTGACACACTGAGGAGCTTGATGCAAAATCTTAAAGATGCCAACTTCAGAAGCAGGAGAGTTACATTGGACCAAAAATCACAACAACTTTTTGAGGATATACTTCCCTTTGCTGAAAGATTGCTTTCTGCTATTTCTTTGAAAATGGAATTAGGCACTGATGGAGATCGATCTGTGGCTACAGATGGAAATCTAATACACGCATCCTTAGCATTACCAGTAGCACTAGATGCAGTTGATGAGATACTGAGTAACTATAAGAACAATATCTTTTACACAAAAGGTCATCAATTCCCAAGAGGCAATAGGCTCTGCTCAGGTTCAGTCCTTGCAAGTAGTGAGCAACTCCCAGCTGGAATT GCAACAGCGGCATTTGACGGAATTCGCCTGTCCAAATGGGAAGAACCTGACGGAGCCAAAG GATGTTGGCTAATATATAAATTGGATGATGGCCAAACTTGCGAGTTGGAGTCATATGATTTGATGTCAGCTAATGATGTTCCAGGGAGGGATCCAATGGACTG GGTTCTCGAAGGGAGCGCAGATGGAGGATCTACCTGGAGCACTATTGATCCTCGGAGTTCTGTCATGTTTGAAAGCCGTTTCTGTAGGAAATCATTTGCTGTTGACAAGAGATACACGGCAAATGCATTTCG GTTTCGGTTTCTACGTGCAAGAGAATCCAGTGGCAATCCAAGGTTTCAAATAGGATCCATTGACCTTTACGGGAAAAACACATGA
- the LOC124684468 gene encoding BTB/POZ and MATH domain-containing protein 1-like — MSPTATASASASASAIIAQTSSGYHHLKIHGYSSLTALPVGHRLSSCPFTVGGHLWRIDYYPNGDREESAGHISVYLVLHDNVTNNVTAQFRFGFENNKKRALFFLNNNNNKVKPPPPATPAYSFASQGALGYPKFVHLGALENSKFLKNDSFTIRCDVVVIHRVRVEGKGSADKKEAPEFVKVPPPDLNRHLAGLLLAERGADVVFEAGGETFAAHRCVLAARSPVFSAELFGSMKEGNTANGSGSVVRVHDMEAQVFKALLCFVYTDSLPEMEKEEEDVMCQHLLVAADKYAMERMKLVCEDRLCKYINVSTVANILALAELHNCAGLKSACLHFLTSPGNLRAAMDSDGFHHLATTCPSLLKELITMSAPN, encoded by the coding sequence ATGTCGCCCACCGccacggcctccgcctccgcctccgcctccgccatcaTCGCCCAGACGTCCAGCGGGTACCACCACCTCAAGATCCACGGCTACTCAAGCCTCACGGCCCTCCCCGTCGGCCATCGCCTCAGCTCCTGCCCTTTCACCGTCGGGGGCCATCTCTGGAGGATCGACTACTACCCCAACGGCGACCGCGAGGAGAGCGCGGGCCACATCTCCGTCTACCTCGTCCTCCACGACAACGTCACCAACAATGTCACGGCGCAGTTCCGATTTGGTTTCGAGAACAACAAGAAGCGCGCGCTCTTCTtcctcaacaacaacaacaacaaggtcAAGCCACCGCCGCCCGCAACACCTGCGTACAGCTTCGCCAGCCAGGGTGCTCTGGGCTACCCAAAGTTCGTGCACCTCGGCGCCTTGGAGAATTCCAAGTTTCTCAAGAACGATTCCTTCACGATCAGGTGCGACGTCGTCGTCATCCACAGGGTCCGCGTCGAGGGCAAGGGGAGCGCCGACAAAAAAGAGGCTCCCGAGTTCGTCAAGGTGCCCCCGCCCGACCTGAACCGCCacctcgccggcctcctcctcgccgaAAGGGGCGCCGACGTCGTGTTCGAGGCCGGCGGCGAGACCTTCGCCGCGCACCGCTGCGTGCTCGCGGCACGGTCACCGGTCTTCAGCGCGGAGCTCTTCGGCTCGATGAAGGAGGGCAACACCGCCAACGGCTCCGGCTCGGTCGTCCGCGTACACGACATGGAGGCGCAGGTATTCAAGGCCCTGCTCTGCTTCGTCTACACCGACTCGTTGCCGGAGatggaaaaggaggaggaagatgtcATGTGCCAGCACCTGCTTGTCGCGGCGGACAAGTACGCCATGGAGAGGATGAAGCTGGTTTGTGAAGACAGGCTCTGCAAGTACATCAATGTCAGCACCGTGGCCAACATCCTCGCATTGGCTGAACTGCACAACTGCGCTGGGCTCAAGAGTGCGTGCCTCCATTTTCTCACCTCTCCAGGGAATCTCAGGGCAGCCATGGACAGCGATGGCTTCCACCATCTAGCCACAACCTGCCCCTCGCTCCTCAAAGAGCTCATCACCATGTCAGCTCCAAACTAG